Part of the Fusarium musae strain F31 chromosome 3, whole genome shotgun sequence genome, AGTCGTTCCAGGTCCAAGGCTCGAGGAACGGAATTGCAGCCGATACCGCAATCCCGACAGGAGTCACGGCACGATTTGCAAGGACCGCCCGTGGCGGAGCTAAGGGATCCAGGTGGCCTTCTAAACTAGTGGCCATTAGCTTTGGTATCATCTATGATCACCTTTGACGATATCTTCACATTTTCACTTGCGACTACCTCACGACAACAGCGATTTTTATATGGGATTTATTCGGCCTGGCTTGGAAGAGCTATGTACGGCCTGGGGCGTTTATGCTACAGGCTCTGAATGTATTTTTGGTTGACAGGACAGGAGTAATGCGCAGGCAGGGATCTTTTACTTGGGTATATGCGAAGCCTCAATTTGAGGCAGGATTTGGAAATTAAGCATCCGCGCAACTATCGCGGTTTGCACTATGAAATGTTTGGGATTTTTATGGTTGTTTGTCAGGATGACATGGTTATTGGTTATATATACCCGGCAAACGCCAAGTTAACGTTTAATGGCATTGACATGATTTGTTCAATACTTGAGAATATCCTGAGTGGTCGGACAACATGATCATATTTGAGACACGGCGCTGGCAAGGTTACACGATAACTCGAAGCTCTGGTGGCATCCGTTACTTTAGAAGAACAAgactataattaagatattcaCAAACCTCGCATCTAGGTACACAGAGCAAAGGGCAAAGAGTAACTCTCGTAAATGCTTTATATTCCTTCATTGGCCTTGCCGCGGCAATGCACAATATACATAGAACCCCTGAAACGCCAGCTTTTTTAGAATTTCAAGTGCAGTGCGACGCCTCCGTCCTCGTGCCAGTAGCCTTTCCATACCTTTCGGTCCAACAGCTCTTATCTTCGACTTGATCTCTCAAGACTGTCCCGTTCATAATTGCTCATCTATACACACAATCTATAACTGGCATAACGACCAGCCGTTTCACTGTTTCGGATAATCTTGACGACTTGGCCCCGCTTCAAACCCAAGTAACGAGCGACAGGGTCCTTTTGCAAAATACGTGGTAGTTGGGTCTCCTTGAGGCGATAGCGCTTGAGAAGAGCGAGCTTCTCCTCGCGGGAGAGCAAGACATGCTTAGGAACAAGCTCATGGTGGGTAatgttgacaagaagatcatcCTCAAGGAAGCACTCGATCTTAGCGACGGACTCGACACTCTGGAGAGTCTTGCGGGCGGCGGGCGAGAGAGGAACGTGTGTTACCATGATGCCAGTCTTGTAGTTGTTCGTGATCACATATTTGGCAAATTGTCGGATCTGGTTGACGCCGAAAGTCTTATCAGCTAGGAACTCAACCCAGACAGGACCGCAGTCGGCGCCGGGGTTGGGATTGGGGTTGGCTGCTGTCACGGGAGGTGTGTTTTTGCGGATCATGTTCTCGCTGGGACGCGCCGAGAATTGAAGTTTGGCGCGGCTGTAGTCGGGCTGTTAGTTCCATAGTTTCTTTGTGATGTCGCAAGTATAGCCGGTCTTACTTAATGGAACCGTCGGGGTTGCAGTATTCGTCGCGGAAGCGGTCGAGAGAGATCTTGACTTCCTCTTCAGCGAGCTCGTATTCCTTTTAGATGTCAGTCGTATGCCTATTACAGAAAAGCTACACAGTCGGAAGTGGTGCGCGCTTCTCTCAAGTCTGCAATAGGACTGTTAGGACAAACGTACTCGGTCCGCGACCATCTCATGAACAGTCCTCCATGCTCGCCAAAGACGAACAACCTCCTTGGACCTGGCGTCGGTGGGAACGTGATCAATATCCATGGTGGCGAGTGTGAGATGCGATTCGAgatgtggtgttggtggtcgAGATAACAaaggcaaaaagaaaaagatcgGAATCGCGAGCGTCGTCAAAAATGTTTCGTTCAGCCTCGCATCGTCGCCGCAAAAGTCCAAACTTCTTTGAGCGAGCGGGTCAGAAGAAAGGGTCATGTGATTCTGATAGACGCCACGCACCGCCACAAATCCCTGCATCAGCCACCACGAGATGGTGAGTACAGTACCTACTGATCAGGGAAGGTGGGGCGGGAACGAACCCCTGGACCTGGGACACGCCAGTGAAGCTCAGTGGTCTTTCCAGCGAACGCTACGCTAGGGGAAGGACCCGAGTCCCAAGGGAGGGGCACCCCTAGGAGGAGCAAAAAGAGAGCCCAGAGAGTGTAGGTGAGCTGCTTGTCTCCTGTACAGTGATACTGAGCGACGGGAGACAATGGAAAGAGAGACAGCTAAGGGGCGCACGGACCTGCCCCGAGAATTCACAGCAAGAGACACGGGTCCAGAACTTTActtcagaagcagaaggTGATAGAATTCCACTGGCCGAGACTGCATTtgcactacctacctataccttaccttagcttCCATTATTCTGGGGTCGTcgtctttttttccctccttTTCGACAACACGTGTCGAACTTTGCTCAATTTAAGCCTCGCACTTTCACTTACCCTCGAGCAATTTCGCTCCTGGATTCTTGTCTTCCACTTGATTCATCTTGGTTCTCGTCTTTGTACTCTCCTCTCATCGCAATGGCCGAAACCGCTACCTCTCCCGCTCCTGCGGCGGACAAGGCCGACAAGCAAGCTAATGTTCGACCTGCCAAGCCCGATGAGAATCTCTTTAAGCAGGAACTCgcaaaggctgagaaggagcaCAAGGCTTCAATGGACCGTCTGGTAAGATCTTGCTCAACCCCCCCTCCCTTTGAAACTGTGGCTTGGATCGACCCAGATTCCACATCTGTGGCCTCATGAGCTAGAACTATCTATTGGAGTCGGCATCAACTAACAATTATACTCTTCTAGGCTGCTGTCAAGGCTAAGATCGAGATTGCTATgcccaacaagaacaaggaccaGCCTAACCCAACCCAAAAGCGACGACAAGAGCTCATTGCTCAGGCCAACGAGATTCGACAGAAGCAGGCTGGCGGAAAGAACGCCCGTTCTACTAAGCTCGACCAGATCAAGCGTCTCGATGAGCAAGTTCGAAGCCGAATCAATGAGCAAAAGGCTGCGAAGAGCAAGGTTCCCTTCAAGAGCCTCGAGGACCTCGACCGCCAGATTGCTAGTCTGGACGACAAGGTCAACTCCGGCACCATGAAGCTGGTGGACGAAAAGAAGGCTTTGTCAGACATCTCCAGTCTCCGTAAGATGCGCAAGAACTTCGGACAGCTTGACGATTCCCAGAAGCAGATCGATGACCTTCGCGCCAAGATtaaggagatcaaggacagCATGGACGACCCTGAGCAAAAGGCTCTCTCCGACCAGTATAACAAGATCCAGGCCGAGATCGATgctatcaaggctgagcaggACGAAGCTTACAAGGGTCTTTCCAGTCTCCGTGATGAGCGCTCCAAGCTTCAGGCAGAACAGCAGGAAAAGTACACCGCCATCCGTAAGCTCAAGGATGACTATTACGGACAGAAGAAGGCATATCAGGCCTACGACCGTGAGGCTCGAGAGCGTTACCGCGAGAAGCAAAGGGCTGAGCAGGAGCGCTACCACCAAGAGCGaaagaaggctgaggctgagcgtCGTCTGGGTGATGCCAGCGACCCTGCCTACCTAGACGAGATCCGCCGCGCCCACAGCCTGCTCCAATTTCTCGATCCTAACcacaaggttgagaagggtCCTCTGATGGCCGATACGGGTCTCGGTGCTCAGGCCCAACGAAGCGTTGACGAGTCTGGCCTCAAGGGTACCAAACTCCTTCGCAAGGAAGACCGTGATGAGGAGTACGCCCCTGCGGTGAAGAAGGgtaagaagggcaagaagactGCTCACGGCGGCTCATCGAACAAGTTCAACGTTCCCCCAGCTGTGGTCGAGGACTGTGCTGCCATGGGTATCGACCCTCCCATGAGTGCTGCCGATATccctgctgttgctgagaaggtcCGTGCCAAGCTCGATTTCTGGAAGAATGACCAGGATGCGCAGACGCAGCGTGTAAGTCATCAATCTCACAAGGCGCCTGTGAAGAGACTA contains:
- a CDS encoding hypothetical protein (BUSCO:EOG09264904) codes for the protein MDIDHVPTDARSKEVVRLWRAWRTVHEMVADREYELAEEEVKISLDRFRDEYCNPDGSINRAKLQFSARPSENMIRKNTPPVTAANPNPNPGADCGPVWVEFLADKTFGVNQIRQFAKYVITNNYKTGIMVTHVPLSPAARKTLQSVESVAKIECFLEDDLLVNITHHELVPKHVLLSREEKLALLKRYRLKETQLPRILQKDPVARYLGLKRGQVVKIIRNSETAGRYASYRLCV
- a CDS encoding hypothetical protein (BUSCO:EOG09264HOY) → MAETATSPAPAADKADKQANVRPAKPDENLFKQELAKAEKEHKASMDRLAAVKAKIEIAMPNKNKDQPNPTQKRRQELIAQANEIRQKQAGGKNARSTKLDQIKRLDEQVRSRINEQKAAKSKVPFKSLEDLDRQIASLDDKVNSGTMKLVDEKKALSDISSLRKMRKNFGQLDDSQKQIDDLRAKIKEIKDSMDDPEQKALSDQYNKIQAEIDAIKAEQDEAYKGLSSLRDERSKLQAEQQEKYTAIRKLKDDYYGQKKAYQAYDREARERYREKQRAEQERYHQERKKAEAERRLGDASDPAYLDEIRRAHSLLQFLDPNHKVEKGPLMADTGLGAQAQRSVDESGLKGTKLLRKEDRDEEYAPAVKKGKKGKKTAHGGSSNKFNVPPAVVEDCAAMGIDPPMSAADIPAVAEKVRAKLDFWKNDQDAQTQRNIEKAKKEIAELEAAEANGDKVEQTTADLKETSIADKQES